One window of Flavobacteriales bacterium genomic DNA carries:
- a CDS encoding WG repeat-containing protein — protein sequence MSRTWRGGTVALLLVLMATTTYAGKLEKAFAALEVHDYFKAKDLFEKEVRKQPAAAWYGLSVITGRADNPFYRLDSSHAAILRSAAAYRLLDGRGRDKIGKLGVDSAAIQAQMDHVASIAWKQVSDVDRLETYEHFIDTYTGSDRIPLAIDRRNELAFMDTRKANTSTAYKQFLDRYPEAKEAYGARSRLQEAIYREATPNGTIAQYEAFIKDHPENTYLRDAQDRLLELNTPGHSSGEFAAFIHRYPENPNVPEAWRSIYDLYTKELSVNNITRFLTDYPDYPFINELMNDYKVASLVLYPFRQGGKWGFIDDTGVERIKAEFDFAEPFIHGQAQVGRDGQIGAINKLGKPVVPIIYDDVMDYKEGLATVELNGKQGAVDRNGKLVVPLEYDEVGEYDHGLAAASKGGLYGYIDEAGKEIIPFIYDRAMHFINGMAVVSKDDQSGIIDANGELVVPFQYDWVEGFVKLPLSRVRKGGNMGFINRFGDVLLAVEHDHVGTLNDSLVLVIDKGKCGYVNANGAWVIPQRFDANALTINLGDLHNGVARVLSGGKLGLVDVKGNRILIPQYSDIGLFESGLVPVKKKKWGYATHTSAMATEFKYDQAWELHGGYGRVELGGLFGLVDSTGAELIAPHYTGLSDLDKGILIATGDHGSGVVNATGKVLVALEYDTVGWVGTGLIKVTREDRFAYVKLSDGQILWKEDGFDGSSAD from the coding sequence ATGTCACGAACATGGAGGGGAGGGACGGTGGCCTTGCTGTTGGTCTTGATGGCCACGACCACATATGCGGGGAAGCTGGAAAAGGCCTTTGCGGCCTTGGAGGTCCACGACTATTTCAAGGCCAAGGATCTGTTCGAGAAGGAAGTCAGGAAACAACCGGCCGCGGCCTGGTACGGTTTGAGCGTGATCACCGGCAGGGCGGACAATCCGTTCTACCGCCTGGATTCGAGCCATGCGGCCATACTGCGGTCCGCAGCGGCCTACCGCCTACTTGACGGGCGGGGCCGCGACAAGATCGGTAAGTTGGGAGTGGACTCCGCAGCGATCCAGGCCCAGATGGATCATGTGGCTTCGATCGCTTGGAAACAGGTAAGCGATGTGGACCGGCTGGAGACCTATGAGCATTTTATTGATACCTATACCGGCAGCGACAGGATCCCCTTGGCCATCGACCGGCGGAATGAACTCGCGTTCATGGATACGCGAAAAGCGAACACATCCACGGCTTACAAGCAGTTCCTTGACCGGTATCCCGAAGCCAAGGAAGCCTATGGAGCACGGTCCCGTCTCCAAGAGGCGATCTACCGGGAAGCCACGCCTAACGGCACCATCGCGCAGTATGAGGCCTTCATCAAGGACCATCCGGAAAACACGTACCTACGGGACGCACAGGACCGTCTTCTGGAGCTGAACACCCCCGGCCACAGCTCTGGGGAATTTGCGGCCTTTATCCACCGATACCCGGAGAATCCCAATGTCCCCGAGGCTTGGAGAAGCATCTACGACCTTTACACGAAGGAACTGAGCGTGAACAACATCACCCGGTTCCTGACGGACTATCCGGACTATCCGTTCATCAATGAGCTGATGAATGACTACAAGGTCGCCAGTCTGGTGTTGTACCCTTTCCGCCAAGGGGGGAAGTGGGGTTTCATCGATGATACAGGGGTTGAACGGATCAAGGCGGAGTTCGATTTTGCCGAGCCGTTCATCCATGGGCAGGCACAAGTCGGAAGGGATGGACAAATAGGTGCGATCAACAAGCTGGGCAAACCCGTGGTGCCGATCATCTACGACGATGTGATGGATTACAAGGAGGGCTTGGCCACCGTGGAATTGAACGGCAAACAGGGAGCGGTGGACCGCAATGGGAAACTTGTGGTACCCTTGGAGTATGATGAGGTCGGTGAATACGACCATGGGCTGGCGGCGGCCTCCAAAGGCGGCCTCTACGGCTATATAGACGAGGCCGGAAAAGAGATCATCCCGTTCATTTATGATCGGGCCATGCACTTCATCAATGGCATGGCGGTGGTCTCCAAGGATGACCAGAGCGGCATCATTGATGCGAACGGTGAACTGGTGGTGCCATTCCAGTATGATTGGGTGGAGGGCTTCGTAAAGCTCCCGCTCTCCCGCGTGCGGAAGGGCGGCAATATGGGCTTCATCAACCGTTTCGGTGATGTGCTGCTCGCTGTGGAACACGACCACGTCGGCACCCTCAATGACAGCTTGGTGCTGGTGATCGACAAGGGGAAATGCGGCTACGTGAACGCCAATGGCGCGTGGGTGATACCGCAACGGTTCGATGCGAACGCGCTCACGATCAACCTTGGGGATCTCCACAATGGTGTGGCGCGTGTGCTCTCCGGCGGAAAGCTGGGTCTCGTGGACGTGAAGGGAAACCGGATCCTGATCCCCCAGTATTCGGACATCGGTCTGTTTGAGAGCGGTCTGGTGCCGGTGAAGAAGAAGAAATGGGGTTATGCAACGCACACTTCGGCGATGGCGACCGAATTCAAATATGATCAGGCTTGGGAGCTGCATGGTGGATACGGGCGGGTGGAGCTCGGGGGCTTGTTCGGATTGGTGGACAGCACGGGGGCTGAGCTCATCGCGCCCCATTATACCGGGCTGAGCGATCTGGACAAGGGCATATTGATCGCGACCGGAGATCATGGCAGCGGTGTGGTGAACGCCACGGGGAAAGTCCTGGTAGCCTTGGAATATGATACCGTGGGATGGGTAGGCACAGGCCTGATCAAAGTGACACGGGAGGACCGATTTGCCTACGTGAAGTTGTCGGATGGCCAGATCCTGTGGAAGGAGGACGGCTTTGACGGATCCTCAGCGGACTAA
- the trmD gene encoding tRNA (guanosine(37)-N1)-methyltransferase TrmD: MRIDILTALPSLLDSYFNDSILRRAQQKGLAEVHIHDLRSFSEDKHKRVDDYPFGGGAGMVMSIAPVHKAITWLKGERDYDEVIYMSPDGELLDQPLVNRMSSLRSIIILCGHYKGVDERVREHLVTREISIGDYVLSGGELPAAVLSDALIRLLPGVLGDETSALSDSFQDGLVAPPAYTRPETYGEWKVPEVLMGGHAARIQEWRHQQSMERTRERRPGLLGENDASE; encoded by the coding sequence ATGCGCATCGACATCCTTACCGCCCTTCCCAGCTTGCTGGACAGTTATTTCAATGACAGCATCCTCCGGCGCGCCCAACAGAAGGGGCTGGCCGAAGTACACATCCACGACCTGCGCTCCTTCTCCGAGGACAAACACAAGCGGGTCGATGATTATCCCTTCGGTGGCGGGGCCGGCATGGTGATGTCCATCGCTCCGGTCCATAAGGCCATCACTTGGCTGAAGGGCGAGCGTGATTATGATGAAGTGATCTACATGAGCCCCGACGGCGAATTGCTGGACCAGCCCTTGGTGAACCGGATGAGCTCCCTGAGGAGTATCATCATCCTGTGCGGGCATTACAAAGGCGTGGATGAACGCGTGCGCGAACACTTGGTCACCCGCGAGATCAGCATCGGCGACTATGTTCTCAGTGGCGGGGAACTGCCTGCGGCCGTGCTCAGCGATGCGCTCATCAGGCTGCTGCCCGGTGTGCTTGGGGATGAGACCAGCGCCCTTTCCGACAGTTTTCAGGACGGTCTGGTGGCCCCGCCCGCGTATACCCGGCCGGAAACCTACGGTGAATGGAAAGTGCCGGAGGTGTTGATGGGCGGGCATGCGGCACGCATCCAGGAATGGCGCCATCAGCAGAGCATGGAACGCACACGGGAGCGGCGACCGGGGCTGTTGGGAGAAAATGATGCCTCCGAATAG
- the rplS gene encoding 50S ribosomal protein L19, protein MDKIKQLEKEWAPVKQQEAFKAGDTITVHYRISEGNKERIQQYQGVVIQRKGSGSTATFTVRKMSGSVGVERIFPVASPFLEKVEVNKHGDVNRARIFYIRERRGKSARIKEKRMSVAQEESKASAKAKAKTKKATAAAEAK, encoded by the coding sequence ATGGACAAGATCAAGCAACTCGAGAAAGAATGGGCACCTGTGAAGCAACAGGAAGCCTTCAAAGCCGGTGACACCATCACCGTCCACTACCGCATCAGCGAAGGCAACAAGGAGCGTATCCAGCAATATCAGGGCGTGGTGATCCAACGCAAGGGCAGCGGCAGCACCGCCACCTTCACCGTCCGCAAAATGAGCGGGTCCGTGGGCGTGGAACGGATCTTCCCCGTGGCCTCCCCCTTCTTGGAGAAAGTGGAGGTGAACAAGCACGGCGACGTGAACCGTGCCCGCATCTTCTACATCCGTGAACGTCGCGGCAAGAGCGCCCGCATCAAGGAAAAGCGCATGTCCGTCGCCCAGGAGGAATCCAAGGCCAGCGCCAAAGCAAAGGCCAAGACCAAGAAGGCTACTGCAGCCGCAGAGGCCAAATAA
- a CDS encoding response regulator, which yields MRIFGKEVYNYALYGALFGLCFPIFGTLIQSSHLGTGFGIEGFIATQRSTPLLWIIDTAPLFLGLFASLGGYYMDKLKERNRHLHDDFQEMERLRDLADTANKAKSDFLANMSHEIRTPMNGIIGLNHLLSKTEMTPKQQDYNVKVDRSARSLLRIVNDLLDFSKIEAGKLELEAMPYSTQEMLEAVVDTVNARLSGKKDVEFIIDRSANLPAELIGDELRIKQVLINLLDNAIKFTEKGEVILSIVAEKRGPEHCAVTFSVKDQGIGMSPAQIADLFKPFSQADLSHTRKYGGTGLGLTISDRLIHKMGGKILVESGTGKGSRFFFTIGQEVRGRRGTDALRLPFKDKVRALLVDDSSIARTVQGAMLKEMGFDVITVGSGREAVEAVRTSMMEARPFALIIMDWMMPEMSGLEAARYLKEEFLSDAPMVLMVTAFGVDDVRTAAQVGQIDGYLVKPVDPSLLFDTLNGIFKFDLEGVRKTTREHLDMDQVRGLLDGKQILLAEDNEINWQVASELLQDAGVKLDHAENGEEAVRMFAEKKYDGVLMDIQMPLMDGLEATRRIRALPGGNTVPIMAMTAHSMKGEREKSLAAGMNDHLNKPIDPILLYKSLMHWLCETTESEVSAMLVSGPAADSQDEIRIAGLDTATALTRIRNNRGTYTELLELFVSKWSKAPAEFPELLRAGDLETLRGSVHTLAGSAGNLGGDGVLTAAKRVEQALTDGAGPDDAELNDHMANLCIELCGTLESISGYLKAEVREAAVPEPTTALDEEDLRTAVRDVLRLLEDHDARSLKAVEELVLATADTSRKQMFERAHEQVKNWEFDQALNTLSEVVP from the coding sequence ATGCGCATCTTTGGGAAGGAGGTATACAACTACGCGCTTTACGGTGCCCTCTTTGGGCTCTGCTTCCCGATCTTCGGCACGCTGATCCAAAGTTCGCACTTGGGGACGGGCTTCGGCATCGAAGGTTTTATCGCCACACAAAGGAGCACTCCATTGCTCTGGATCATCGATACGGCACCGCTTTTTCTGGGGCTGTTCGCTTCGCTGGGCGGTTACTACATGGACAAGTTGAAGGAGCGCAACAGGCACCTGCACGATGATTTTCAGGAGATGGAGCGGTTACGCGACTTGGCCGACACGGCAAACAAGGCCAAGAGCGATTTTCTGGCCAACATGAGCCATGAGATCCGAACGCCGATGAACGGCATCATCGGGCTGAACCACTTGCTCTCAAAGACGGAAATGACGCCCAAGCAGCAGGATTACAACGTGAAGGTGGATCGTTCCGCACGGTCGCTGCTGCGCATTGTGAACGACCTGCTTGATTTCTCCAAGATCGAAGCAGGAAAGCTGGAACTGGAGGCCATGCCTTATTCCACACAAGAGATGTTGGAGGCCGTAGTGGACACGGTGAACGCCAGGCTTTCGGGAAAAAAGGACGTGGAGTTCATCATCGACCGGTCGGCCAATTTGCCTGCGGAATTGATCGGTGATGAACTGCGTATCAAGCAGGTGCTGATCAATCTGCTGGACAACGCGATCAAGTTCACGGAAAAGGGCGAGGTGATCCTGTCCATCGTCGCGGAAAAGCGCGGGCCGGAGCATTGCGCGGTCACCTTCAGCGTGAAGGACCAAGGCATCGGCATGAGCCCTGCGCAGATCGCCGACCTCTTCAAGCCCTTTAGCCAAGCCGACCTCTCCCATACCCGCAAGTACGGCGGCACCGGGCTGGGCCTTACCATCAGTGACCGCCTGATCCACAAGATGGGTGGCAAGATCCTGGTGGAAAGCGGGACCGGGAAAGGCAGCCGGTTCTTTTTCACCATTGGCCAAGAGGTCCGTGGCAGACGGGGCACAGACGCGTTGCGTCTGCCCTTCAAGGACAAAGTACGCGCTCTATTGGTGGACGATTCCAGCATAGCCCGCACTGTTCAAGGCGCCATGTTGAAGGAGATGGGCTTCGACGTGATCACCGTGGGCTCCGGTAGGGAGGCGGTGGAGGCGGTGCGGACGAGCATGATGGAGGCGAGGCCGTTCGCGTTGATCATCATGGACTGGATGATGCCGGAGATGAGCGGCTTGGAGGCCGCACGCTACTTGAAGGAGGAATTCCTGAGCGACGCCCCCATGGTGCTGATGGTGACGGCCTTCGGTGTCGATGATGTGCGCACTGCCGCCCAAGTCGGGCAGATCGATGGCTATCTGGTCAAACCGGTGGACCCCTCACTGCTCTTTGACACCTTGAACGGCATCTTCAAGTTCGATCTGGAGGGAGTGCGCAAGACCACCCGGGAACACTTGGACATGGACCAAGTGCGCGGGCTGTTGGACGGAAAACAGATCTTGTTGGCCGAGGACAACGAGATCAACTGGCAGGTGGCCTCGGAGCTGCTGCAGGACGCGGGGGTCAAACTGGACCATGCCGAGAACGGGGAGGAGGCTGTGCGGATGTTCGCCGAGAAGAAGTATGACGGCGTGCTCATGGACATCCAGATGCCGTTGATGGACGGCTTGGAGGCCACGCGCAGGATCCGCGCCCTTCCCGGCGGCAACACGGTGCCGATCATGGCGATGACCGCGCACTCCATGAAGGGCGAACGTGAAAAGAGCTTGGCCGCAGGAATGAACGACCACCTCAACAAGCCCATCGACCCGATCCTGCTTTACAAGAGCTTGATGCATTGGCTCTGCGAGACCACCGAGAGCGAGGTGAGCGCGATGCTGGTCTCCGGCCCGGCAGCAGATAGCCAAGATGAGATCCGTATCGCAGGGCTGGACACGGCAACGGCGCTGACAAGGATCCGGAACAACCGGGGGACATACACGGAGTTGTTGGAGCTTTTCGTGTCCAAATGGAGCAAAGCACCTGCTGAGTTCCCCGAATTGTTGCGGGCAGGTGATCTGGAAACTCTGCGCGGGTCCGTGCATACCCTGGCGGGGTCAGCGGGCAATCTGGGCGGAGATGGCGTGTTGACAGCGGCGAAGAGGGTAGAGCAGGCATTGACCGACGGAGCGGGCCCCGATGATGCGGAGCTGAACGACCACATGGCCAACTTGTGCATTGAACTGTGCGGAACACTGGAAAGCATAAGCGGTTACTTGAAAGCGGAAGTGCGCGAGGCAGCGGTCCCTGAACCTACCACGGCATTGGATGAAGAGGATCTACGAACAGCCGTCCGCGATGTCCTACGGCTATTGGAGGACCACGACGCCCGTTCCCTTAAAGCCGTGGAGGAGCTGGTCCTGGCCACAGCGGACACCAGCCGGAAACAGATGTTCGAGCGCGCGCATGAGCAAGTGAAGAACTGGGAGTTCGACCAGGCCCTGAACACGTTGTCCGAAGTAGTTCCATGA
- a CDS encoding response regulator yields the protein MKPATIILGNEKQTLLLVDDSPESLTMMVGLLGEDYVVKVAKSGEAALELAVKEPLPDLILLDVVMPGMDGHQVCKTLKSNSRTKSIPVIFLTSLVGTANEARGFELGASDYISKPFDPTIFMARVRMQLELVSERKKTGRLLANFLPRRVVQELISTGTSKPEQIDELSMVFCDLVDFTGIAGQLAKETLLDELSDIFSAFDIIMEAHVGQRLKTIGDAYIGLVGLNRPVPDHADRAVSAALDMIDHLKARENGSGPKWKVRIGVHSGSVIAGLVGTRRYQYDIFGDDVNIASRVESASEPMRVTISANTMERINADGLLIQPRGNIDLKGKGERELFFVDRRR from the coding sequence ATGAAGCCCGCCACGATCATACTCGGGAATGAGAAGCAGACCCTGTTGCTGGTGGATGACAGCCCGGAGAGCTTGACCATGATGGTGGGGCTGCTGGGCGAGGATTATGTAGTGAAGGTGGCTAAATCCGGAGAGGCCGCGCTTGAACTGGCCGTCAAGGAACCCTTGCCGGATCTGATCCTGCTGGACGTGGTGATGCCGGGGATGGACGGTCACCAAGTGTGCAAGACCTTGAAGTCCAACAGCCGTACCAAGTCGATCCCCGTCATATTTCTCACCTCCTTGGTGGGAACGGCGAACGAGGCCAGAGGGTTCGAACTGGGGGCCTCGGATTACATCTCCAAGCCTTTTGACCCCACGATCTTCATGGCGCGGGTGCGCATGCAGTTGGAATTGGTCTCTGAACGCAAGAAGACAGGTCGTTTGCTTGCTAATTTTCTTCCACGGCGTGTGGTGCAGGAGTTGATCTCCACGGGGACCTCCAAGCCGGAGCAGATCGATGAACTGAGCATGGTCTTTTGCGACCTGGTGGATTTCACCGGCATAGCCGGGCAATTGGCGAAGGAGACCTTGTTGGATGAGCTATCGGATATTTTCAGTGCCTTCGACATCATTATGGAAGCCCATGTAGGCCAGCGGTTGAAGACCATCGGTGATGCCTACATCGGTCTGGTGGGCTTGAACCGGCCGGTGCCGGACCATGCCGACCGGGCGGTGTCCGCAGCCTTGGACATGATCGACCACTTGAAGGCGCGTGAAAACGGTTCGGGCCCGAAATGGAAGGTACGCATCGGGGTGCATTCCGGGTCGGTCATTGCCGGGCTTGTGGGCACGCGCCGTTATCAGTATGATATTTTTGGGGATGATGTGAACATCGCTTCGCGCGTGGAAAGCGCCTCAGAGCCGATGCGTGTTACCATTTCGGCGAATACCATGGAAAGAATAAATGCTGACGGCCTGCTTATCCAGCCTCGTGGCAACATCGACCTTAAAGGCAAGGGCGAGCGGGAATTGTTCTTCGTGGACCGGAGACGATAG